One segment of Triticum aestivum cultivar Chinese Spring chromosome 2A, IWGSC CS RefSeq v2.1, whole genome shotgun sequence DNA contains the following:
- the LOC123185406 gene encoding protein SOB FIVE-LIKE 1-like — MPGREDGASADEESSQCSSGCQSGWTLYLEHSGSGQQQRRTLPYVQPGDVLRQMLPQVEYSDEEEEDSMVSDASSGLPPHLRGEEEELLQVRGQTNMPSQQRRSAFGGDQCHSGWDGSRRTASLSGSRSFVSTRSRSSGEMRSRKKRRAVVQRQDEPATRRHGVFDDDDDLHDTASSSGVVAPAAVVEATVSRMAWTCSQAAPVPSRFEAPACRSRDAAP, encoded by the coding sequence ATGCCGGGGAGAGAAGATGGAGCCTCCGCCGACGAGGAGAGCTCGCAGTGCAGCAGCGGCTGCCAGTCCGGCTGGACCCTGTACCTGGAGCATTCCGGGTCAGGCCAACAGCAACGTCGCACGCTGCCATACGTGCAGCCCGGCGACGTCCTGAGGCAGATGCTGCCGCAGGTGGAATactccgacgaggaggaggaggattctATGGTCTCCGACGCGTCCTCCGGCCTGCCGCCGCACCTGCGCGGCGAAGAGGAGGAGCTGTTGCAAGTGCGAGGTCAGACCAACATGCCTTCACAGCAGCGTCGGTCGGCCTTCGGCGGCGACCAATGCCACTCCGGCTGGGATGGCAGTCGTCGCACCGCGAGCCTCTCTGGCTCCCGTTCCTTCGTCTCCACGAGGTCTCGTAGTTCGGGCGAgatgaggagcaggaagaagaggagggccgtCGTCCAACGGCAGGATGAGCCGGCGACGCGTCGCCATGGTGTCTTCGACGACGACGATGATCTCCACGACACCGCGAGTTCGTCCGGCGTCGTCGCTCCCGCAGCAGTGGTGGAAGCTACTGTATCAAGGATGGCATGGACCTGCAGCCAAGCTGCGCCTGTGCCTTCTCGGTTCGAAGCACCGGCATGCAGGTCTCGCGATGCTGCACCATAA